Proteins encoded within one genomic window of Gasterosteus aculeatus chromosome 18, fGasAcu3.hap1.1, whole genome shotgun sequence:
- the znf395b gene encoding zinc finger protein 395b isoform X3: MIPICVAGRRSVSGGVTQCGSPSLCAAMGPEDRARPGPGGTAARPVAAQARSVATAFGGSEEGPDAQQAPVCTARRVQAGRPRAESRHHKDTTLVQLQEREAERGCSNRGAASLQAAAPATHRSATQQARFRSPESVEMDEIMAAMVLTSLSCSPGVQSPPQNDPGPAGSSSSADMECGGGELSDSGSSGYWSWDHGNVSPAASPSVTEMDSSPDEGLQVDLEQGDELHAKKPKSSFRGAYRCLWPSCGKVLTSSVGIKRHIRVLHLGSGSDQSQREEDFYYTRICCEAVDFSSAPAPVLAPAPVPAPAPSHPSLGQASSSPLSWASCGSPPPSGLQIPPAHRPRSNSSSEAVPNRAVPLSQSAPSSFWQIHSEHLYQACSPVQVSEASRSPSCQGWTPSAPISGHSNTPVVKPRCRSVSVGEQWLQQNRLQPISVSPLRTHCSFRKGRGEAKKCRKVYGVERKDQWCTACRWKKACQRFPD, from the exons ATGATCCCAATCTGCGTCGCCGGGAGGAGATCGGTGTCG GGCGGTGTGACACAGTGCGGATCCCCCTCATTGTGTGCAGCTATGGGACCTGAGGACAGAGCCAGACCAGGCCCGGGCGGGACGGCGGCCCGCCCTGTGGCAGCGCAGGCCCGCTCCGTGGCGACTGCGTTTGGAGGCAGCGAGGAGGGGCCCGACGCCCAGCAGGCCCCG GTGTGCACGGCGCGGCGCGTGCAGGCAGGGAGGCCGAGAGCCGAGAGCCGGCATCACAAGGACACAACGCTGgtccagctgcaggagagggaggCCGAGCGAGGCTGCAGCAACCGAGGAGCCGCTTCCCTGCAAGCGGCGGCGCCCGCCACGCACAGGTCGGCGACCCAGCAGGCCCG CTTCCGCAGCCCGGAGTCGGTGGAGATGGACGAGATCATGGCGGCCATGGTTCTGACCAGCCTGTCCTGCAGCCCGGGGGTCCAGAGCCCCCCGCAGAACGATCCCGGGCCAG ccggctcctcctcctccgccgacATGGAGTGTGGCGGCGGCGAGCTCTCCgacagcggcagcagcggctACTGGAGCTGGGACCACGGCAACGTGAGTCCCGCCGCCTCGCCATCCGTCACCGAGATGGACAGCAGCCCGGACGAAGGCCTGCAGGTGGATCTGGAGCAGGGGGACGAGCTCCACGCCAAAAAGCCCAAG agCTCCTTCAGAGGAGCCTATAGGTGTCTGTGGCCCAGCTGTGGAAAGGTGCTCACATCTTCAGTTGGAATAAAAAGACACATCCGGGTGCTGCATCTGGG CAGTGGGTCGGATCAGtcccagagagaagaggacTTCTACTACACCAGGATCTGCTGTGAGGCCGTGGACTTCAGCTCCGCCCCGGCTCCGGTTCTGGCTCCGGCTCCGGTtccggctccggctccttcccatCCATCTCTGGGCCAGGCCTCGTCCTCCCCTCTCAGCTGGGCCTCCTGcggttcccctcctccctctgggcTGCAGATCCCCCCAGCTCACAGGCCCAGGTCCAACTCCAGCTCCGAGGCCGTCCCGAACCGGGCCGTCCCGCTCAGCCAGTCGGCCCCCAGCAGCTTCTGGCAGATCCACTCGGAGCACCTCTATCAG GCCTGTAGCCCGGTCCAGGTATCTGAGGCCTCCAGAAGCCCCAGCTGCCAGGGTTGGACCCCTTCCGCCCCCATCTCCGGCCACAGCAACACTCCG GTGGTGAAACCTCGCTGTCGGTCCGTCAGCGTCGGGGAACAGTGGCTCCAACAGAACAGACTGCAGCCAATCAGTGTGTCTCCTTTGCGCACCCACTGCTCCTTCAG aaagGGTCGCGGCGAGGCCAAAAAGTGCCGCAAGGTGTACGGAGTGGAGCGCAAGGACCAGTGGTGCACCGCCTGTCGCTGGAAAAAGGCCTGCCAGCGCTTCCCCGACTAG
- the znf395b gene encoding zinc finger protein 395b isoform X2, with the protein MIPICVAGRRSVSGGVTQCGSPSLCAAMGPEDRARPGPGGTAARPVAAQARSVATAFGGSEEGPDAQQAPVCTARRVQAGRPRAESRHHKDTTLVQLQEREAERGCSNRGAASLQAAAPATHRSATQQARYCFRSPESVEMDEIMAAMVLTSLSCSPGVQSPPQNDPGPAGSSSSADMECGGGELSDSGSSGYWSWDHGNVSPAASPSVTEMDSSPDEGLQVDLEQGDELHAKKPKSSFRGAYRCLWPSCGKVLTSSVGIKRHIRVLHLGGSDQSQREEDFYYTRICCEAVDFSSAPAPVLAPAPVPAPAPSHPSLGQASSSPLSWASCGSPPPSGLQIPPAHRPRSNSSSEAVPNRAVPLSQSAPSSFWQIHSEHLYQACSPVQVSEASRSPSCQGWTPSAPISGHSNTPVVKPRCRSVSVGEQWLQQNRLQPISVSPLRTHCSFRKGRGEAKKCRKVYGVERKDQWCTACRWKKACQRFPD; encoded by the exons ATGATCCCAATCTGCGTCGCCGGGAGGAGATCGGTGTCG GGCGGTGTGACACAGTGCGGATCCCCCTCATTGTGTGCAGCTATGGGACCTGAGGACAGAGCCAGACCAGGCCCGGGCGGGACGGCGGCCCGCCCTGTGGCAGCGCAGGCCCGCTCCGTGGCGACTGCGTTTGGAGGCAGCGAGGAGGGGCCCGACGCCCAGCAGGCCCCG GTGTGCACGGCGCGGCGCGTGCAGGCAGGGAGGCCGAGAGCCGAGAGCCGGCATCACAAGGACACAACGCTGgtccagctgcaggagagggaggCCGAGCGAGGCTGCAGCAACCGAGGAGCCGCTTCCCTGCAAGCGGCGGCGCCCGCCACGCACAGGTCGGCGACCCAGCAGGCCCGGTACTG CTTCCGCAGCCCGGAGTCGGTGGAGATGGACGAGATCATGGCGGCCATGGTTCTGACCAGCCTGTCCTGCAGCCCGGGGGTCCAGAGCCCCCCGCAGAACGATCCCGGGCCAG ccggctcctcctcctccgccgacATGGAGTGTGGCGGCGGCGAGCTCTCCgacagcggcagcagcggctACTGGAGCTGGGACCACGGCAACGTGAGTCCCGCCGCCTCGCCATCCGTCACCGAGATGGACAGCAGCCCGGACGAAGGCCTGCAGGTGGATCTGGAGCAGGGGGACGAGCTCCACGCCAAAAAGCCCAAG agCTCCTTCAGAGGAGCCTATAGGTGTCTGTGGCCCAGCTGTGGAAAGGTGCTCACATCTTCAGTTGGAATAAAAAGACACATCCGGGTGCTGCATCTGGG TGGGTCGGATCAGtcccagagagaagaggacTTCTACTACACCAGGATCTGCTGTGAGGCCGTGGACTTCAGCTCCGCCCCGGCTCCGGTTCTGGCTCCGGCTCCGGTtccggctccggctccttcccatCCATCTCTGGGCCAGGCCTCGTCCTCCCCTCTCAGCTGGGCCTCCTGcggttcccctcctccctctgggcTGCAGATCCCCCCAGCTCACAGGCCCAGGTCCAACTCCAGCTCCGAGGCCGTCCCGAACCGGGCCGTCCCGCTCAGCCAGTCGGCCCCCAGCAGCTTCTGGCAGATCCACTCGGAGCACCTCTATCAG GCCTGTAGCCCGGTCCAGGTATCTGAGGCCTCCAGAAGCCCCAGCTGCCAGGGTTGGACCCCTTCCGCCCCCATCTCCGGCCACAGCAACACTCCG GTGGTGAAACCTCGCTGTCGGTCCGTCAGCGTCGGGGAACAGTGGCTCCAACAGAACAGACTGCAGCCAATCAGTGTGTCTCCTTTGCGCACCCACTGCTCCTTCAG aaagGGTCGCGGCGAGGCCAAAAAGTGCCGCAAGGTGTACGGAGTGGAGCGCAAGGACCAGTGGTGCACCGCCTGTCGCTGGAAAAAGGCCTGCCAGCGCTTCCCCGACTAG
- the znf395b gene encoding zinc finger protein 395b isoform X1, with protein sequence MIPICVAGRRSVSGGVTQCGSPSLCAAMGPEDRARPGPGGTAARPVAAQARSVATAFGGSEEGPDAQQAPVCTARRVQAGRPRAESRHHKDTTLVQLQEREAERGCSNRGAASLQAAAPATHRSATQQARYCFRSPESVEMDEIMAAMVLTSLSCSPGVQSPPQNDPGPAGSSSSADMECGGGELSDSGSSGYWSWDHGNVSPAASPSVTEMDSSPDEGLQVDLEQGDELHAKKPKSSFRGAYRCLWPSCGKVLTSSVGIKRHIRVLHLGSGSDQSQREEDFYYTRICCEAVDFSSAPAPVLAPAPVPAPAPSHPSLGQASSSPLSWASCGSPPPSGLQIPPAHRPRSNSSSEAVPNRAVPLSQSAPSSFWQIHSEHLYQACSPVQVSEASRSPSCQGWTPSAPISGHSNTPVVKPRCRSVSVGEQWLQQNRLQPISVSPLRTHCSFRKGRGEAKKCRKVYGVERKDQWCTACRWKKACQRFPD encoded by the exons ATGATCCCAATCTGCGTCGCCGGGAGGAGATCGGTGTCG GGCGGTGTGACACAGTGCGGATCCCCCTCATTGTGTGCAGCTATGGGACCTGAGGACAGAGCCAGACCAGGCCCGGGCGGGACGGCGGCCCGCCCTGTGGCAGCGCAGGCCCGCTCCGTGGCGACTGCGTTTGGAGGCAGCGAGGAGGGGCCCGACGCCCAGCAGGCCCCG GTGTGCACGGCGCGGCGCGTGCAGGCAGGGAGGCCGAGAGCCGAGAGCCGGCATCACAAGGACACAACGCTGgtccagctgcaggagagggaggCCGAGCGAGGCTGCAGCAACCGAGGAGCCGCTTCCCTGCAAGCGGCGGCGCCCGCCACGCACAGGTCGGCGACCCAGCAGGCCCGGTACTG CTTCCGCAGCCCGGAGTCGGTGGAGATGGACGAGATCATGGCGGCCATGGTTCTGACCAGCCTGTCCTGCAGCCCGGGGGTCCAGAGCCCCCCGCAGAACGATCCCGGGCCAG ccggctcctcctcctccgccgacATGGAGTGTGGCGGCGGCGAGCTCTCCgacagcggcagcagcggctACTGGAGCTGGGACCACGGCAACGTGAGTCCCGCCGCCTCGCCATCCGTCACCGAGATGGACAGCAGCCCGGACGAAGGCCTGCAGGTGGATCTGGAGCAGGGGGACGAGCTCCACGCCAAAAAGCCCAAG agCTCCTTCAGAGGAGCCTATAGGTGTCTGTGGCCCAGCTGTGGAAAGGTGCTCACATCTTCAGTTGGAATAAAAAGACACATCCGGGTGCTGCATCTGGG CAGTGGGTCGGATCAGtcccagagagaagaggacTTCTACTACACCAGGATCTGCTGTGAGGCCGTGGACTTCAGCTCCGCCCCGGCTCCGGTTCTGGCTCCGGCTCCGGTtccggctccggctccttcccatCCATCTCTGGGCCAGGCCTCGTCCTCCCCTCTCAGCTGGGCCTCCTGcggttcccctcctccctctgggcTGCAGATCCCCCCAGCTCACAGGCCCAGGTCCAACTCCAGCTCCGAGGCCGTCCCGAACCGGGCCGTCCCGCTCAGCCAGTCGGCCCCCAGCAGCTTCTGGCAGATCCACTCGGAGCACCTCTATCAG GCCTGTAGCCCGGTCCAGGTATCTGAGGCCTCCAGAAGCCCCAGCTGCCAGGGTTGGACCCCTTCCGCCCCCATCTCCGGCCACAGCAACACTCCG GTGGTGAAACCTCGCTGTCGGTCCGTCAGCGTCGGGGAACAGTGGCTCCAACAGAACAGACTGCAGCCAATCAGTGTGTCTCCTTTGCGCACCCACTGCTCCTTCAG aaagGGTCGCGGCGAGGCCAAAAAGTGCCGCAAGGTGTACGGAGTGGAGCGCAAGGACCAGTGGTGCACCGCCTGTCGCTGGAAAAAGGCCTGCCAGCGCTTCCCCGACTAG
- the znf395b gene encoding zinc finger protein 395b isoform X5, producing MIPICVAGRRSVSGGVTQCGSPSLCAAMGPEDRARPGPGGTAARPVAAQARSVATAFGGSEEGPDAQQAPVCTARRVQAGRPRAESRHHKDTTLVQLQEREAERGCSNRGAASLQAAAPATHSFRSPESVEMDEIMAAMVLTSLSCSPGVQSPPQNDPGPAGSSSSADMECGGGELSDSGSSGYWSWDHGNVSPAASPSVTEMDSSPDEGLQVDLEQGDELHAKKPKSSFRGAYRCLWPSCGKVLTSSVGIKRHIRVLHLGSGSDQSQREEDFYYTRICCEAVDFSSAPAPVLAPAPVPAPAPSHPSLGQASSSPLSWASCGSPPPSGLQIPPAHRPRSNSSSEAVPNRAVPLSQSAPSSFWQIHSEHLYQACSPVQVSEASRSPSCQGWTPSAPISGHSNTPVVKPRCRSVSVGEQWLQQNRLQPISVSPLRTHCSFRKGRGEAKKCRKVYGVERKDQWCTACRWKKACQRFPD from the exons ATGATCCCAATCTGCGTCGCCGGGAGGAGATCGGTGTCG GGCGGTGTGACACAGTGCGGATCCCCCTCATTGTGTGCAGCTATGGGACCTGAGGACAGAGCCAGACCAGGCCCGGGCGGGACGGCGGCCCGCCCTGTGGCAGCGCAGGCCCGCTCCGTGGCGACTGCGTTTGGAGGCAGCGAGGAGGGGCCCGACGCCCAGCAGGCCCCG GTGTGCACGGCGCGGCGCGTGCAGGCAGGGAGGCCGAGAGCCGAGAGCCGGCATCACAAGGACACAACGCTGgtccagctgcaggagagggaggCCGAGCGAGGCTGCAGCAACCGAGGAGCCGCTTCCCTGCAAGCGGCGGCGCCCGCCACGCACAG CTTCCGCAGCCCGGAGTCGGTGGAGATGGACGAGATCATGGCGGCCATGGTTCTGACCAGCCTGTCCTGCAGCCCGGGGGTCCAGAGCCCCCCGCAGAACGATCCCGGGCCAG ccggctcctcctcctccgccgacATGGAGTGTGGCGGCGGCGAGCTCTCCgacagcggcagcagcggctACTGGAGCTGGGACCACGGCAACGTGAGTCCCGCCGCCTCGCCATCCGTCACCGAGATGGACAGCAGCCCGGACGAAGGCCTGCAGGTGGATCTGGAGCAGGGGGACGAGCTCCACGCCAAAAAGCCCAAG agCTCCTTCAGAGGAGCCTATAGGTGTCTGTGGCCCAGCTGTGGAAAGGTGCTCACATCTTCAGTTGGAATAAAAAGACACATCCGGGTGCTGCATCTGGG CAGTGGGTCGGATCAGtcccagagagaagaggacTTCTACTACACCAGGATCTGCTGTGAGGCCGTGGACTTCAGCTCCGCCCCGGCTCCGGTTCTGGCTCCGGCTCCGGTtccggctccggctccttcccatCCATCTCTGGGCCAGGCCTCGTCCTCCCCTCTCAGCTGGGCCTCCTGcggttcccctcctccctctgggcTGCAGATCCCCCCAGCTCACAGGCCCAGGTCCAACTCCAGCTCCGAGGCCGTCCCGAACCGGGCCGTCCCGCTCAGCCAGTCGGCCCCCAGCAGCTTCTGGCAGATCCACTCGGAGCACCTCTATCAG GCCTGTAGCCCGGTCCAGGTATCTGAGGCCTCCAGAAGCCCCAGCTGCCAGGGTTGGACCCCTTCCGCCCCCATCTCCGGCCACAGCAACACTCCG GTGGTGAAACCTCGCTGTCGGTCCGTCAGCGTCGGGGAACAGTGGCTCCAACAGAACAGACTGCAGCCAATCAGTGTGTCTCCTTTGCGCACCCACTGCTCCTTCAG aaagGGTCGCGGCGAGGCCAAAAAGTGCCGCAAGGTGTACGGAGTGGAGCGCAAGGACCAGTGGTGCACCGCCTGTCGCTGGAAAAAGGCCTGCCAGCGCTTCCCCGACTAG
- the znf395b gene encoding zinc finger protein 395b isoform X12, translating to MGPEDRARPGPGGTAARPVAAQARSVATAFGGSEEGPDAQQAPVCTARRVQAGRPRAESRHHKDTTLVQLQEREAERGCSNRGAASLQAAAPATHSFRSPESVEMDEIMAAMVLTSLSCSPGVQSPPQNDPGPAGSSSSADMECGGGELSDSGSSGYWSWDHGNVSPAASPSVTEMDSSPDEGLQVDLEQGDELHAKKPKSSFRGAYRCLWPSCGKVLTSSVGIKRHIRVLHLGGSDQSQREEDFYYTRICCEAVDFSSAPAPVLAPAPVPAPAPSHPSLGQASSSPLSWASCGSPPPSGLQIPPAHRPRSNSSSEAVPNRAVPLSQSAPSSFWQIHSEHLYQACSPVQVSEASRSPSCQGWTPSAPISGHSNTPVVKPRCRSVSVGEQWLQQNRLQPISVSPLRTHCSFRKGRGEAKKCRKVYGVERKDQWCTACRWKKACQRFPD from the exons ATGGGACCTGAGGACAGAGCCAGACCAGGCCCGGGCGGGACGGCGGCCCGCCCTGTGGCAGCGCAGGCCCGCTCCGTGGCGACTGCGTTTGGAGGCAGCGAGGAGGGGCCCGACGCCCAGCAGGCCCCG GTGTGCACGGCGCGGCGCGTGCAGGCAGGGAGGCCGAGAGCCGAGAGCCGGCATCACAAGGACACAACGCTGgtccagctgcaggagagggaggCCGAGCGAGGCTGCAGCAACCGAGGAGCCGCTTCCCTGCAAGCGGCGGCGCCCGCCACGCACAG CTTCCGCAGCCCGGAGTCGGTGGAGATGGACGAGATCATGGCGGCCATGGTTCTGACCAGCCTGTCCTGCAGCCCGGGGGTCCAGAGCCCCCCGCAGAACGATCCCGGGCCAG ccggctcctcctcctccgccgacATGGAGTGTGGCGGCGGCGAGCTCTCCgacagcggcagcagcggctACTGGAGCTGGGACCACGGCAACGTGAGTCCCGCCGCCTCGCCATCCGTCACCGAGATGGACAGCAGCCCGGACGAAGGCCTGCAGGTGGATCTGGAGCAGGGGGACGAGCTCCACGCCAAAAAGCCCAAG agCTCCTTCAGAGGAGCCTATAGGTGTCTGTGGCCCAGCTGTGGAAAGGTGCTCACATCTTCAGTTGGAATAAAAAGACACATCCGGGTGCTGCATCTGGG TGGGTCGGATCAGtcccagagagaagaggacTTCTACTACACCAGGATCTGCTGTGAGGCCGTGGACTTCAGCTCCGCCCCGGCTCCGGTTCTGGCTCCGGCTCCGGTtccggctccggctccttcccatCCATCTCTGGGCCAGGCCTCGTCCTCCCCTCTCAGCTGGGCCTCCTGcggttcccctcctccctctgggcTGCAGATCCCCCCAGCTCACAGGCCCAGGTCCAACTCCAGCTCCGAGGCCGTCCCGAACCGGGCCGTCCCGCTCAGCCAGTCGGCCCCCAGCAGCTTCTGGCAGATCCACTCGGAGCACCTCTATCAG GCCTGTAGCCCGGTCCAGGTATCTGAGGCCTCCAGAAGCCCCAGCTGCCAGGGTTGGACCCCTTCCGCCCCCATCTCCGGCCACAGCAACACTCCG GTGGTGAAACCTCGCTGTCGGTCCGTCAGCGTCGGGGAACAGTGGCTCCAACAGAACAGACTGCAGCCAATCAGTGTGTCTCCTTTGCGCACCCACTGCTCCTTCAG aaagGGTCGCGGCGAGGCCAAAAAGTGCCGCAAGGTGTACGGAGTGGAGCGCAAGGACCAGTGGTGCACCGCCTGTCGCTGGAAAAAGGCCTGCCAGCGCTTCCCCGACTAG